The genomic region ACTCGCCACGTCGCCATGGGCGCCGGCGCCCGTGCACACGACGAGGATCCCGTCGCCCTCCGGGCCGCGCGGATGCCCCGGGCCCACGGGACCGACGAGGACGCTGGCGACCTCCCATCCCTCGACGGTGCGGATGGATCGCGGCCGCCGCGCGACCGTGCCGCGCAACGCGACGTGCGTCCCGCTCCCCCGCGTCCCGTCGCCGTGTCCCTCGCCCTGTGCGCCCATCGCCCCTCCTCCCGCGGCCCGGCGGCCGCGACCGAGGGTGTCCCGGAGGACGCGCTGCGCGACGGGGCCGAGCGCATCCCGCGCACGGCGCACGGCGCGCGCGCCTGGGGAGGGACGGCCCGGACTCAGTGCTCAGTGAAGCGGAGGTCCTCGTCCCGACCCGCGCGGAGCGCCGCCTTCGCGATCTCCAGGGTGGGGTAGGTGCCGGAGACGACGCCGCGGTGCAGCGACCGCACCTCGTAGCCGTCGTCGTGCGAGTGGATGGAGGCGAGCGCCCCCGTGGCCCCGAAGGCCACCCAGGTCTTGCCCGCGGTGCGCGGGACGCCGGTGGTGCTCGTGCTGGTGGTCATCGACATCGTCGTCGTCTCTCCTCCCCGGGCTCCGTCGCCCGGACGTGCCGATGGTACGCCGACGCCCCGCGGCCGTACAGGTCGCGGGGCGTCGAGGGAGAGGCGGATCAGGCGGCGCGCACGTACTGCGCGAAGGACTTCCGCACCTTGTTCACCTTGGGCACGGCGACGGCGTTGCAGTAGCCCTGGCCGGGGTTCTTGGCGAAGAAGTCCTGGTGGTAGTCCTCCGCGTCGTACCAGGTGCCGACCGGCTCGATCGTGGTGACGACGGTGCCGTCCCACAGCTCGCCGGCGCGCGAGATCGCGTCGCGGAACAGCTGCTCCTGCTCGGCGTCCGCGGGGAACATGGCGGAGCGATACTGGGTGCCGACGTCGGCGCCCTGGCGGTTGAGCTGGCGCGGGTCGTGCAGCGTGAAGAACACGTCGAGGATGACGTCCGCGGGGATGACCTCCTCGTCGAAGAACACCTTCACCGCCTCGGCGTGCCCGGTCGCGCCCGTGCACACGGCGTCGTAGGAGGGGTGGGCGGTGTGGCCGCCGATGTATCCGGAGATGACGTCCTGGACGCCGTCGAGCGTGCGGTAGACCGCATCGAGGCACCAGAAGCAGCCGCCGGCGAGGATGAATGTCTGCATGAGAGATGAACCTACTTCCCGTCGACGCGCGCGAGGTCCGCGGTGGTCGACATGGGAGGGAACCGTCACCGGACGCCGCCCATTCCTGCCGGTCGCGATGTCGGTGGTCCCCCGTAGCTTCGGGGACATCGAGACACCGCCGGGCCGGCGGCACGCGGACGGAGGACACCATGCCCAGCATCACCTACACCCCCCTGTCGCGCTCGGCCGCCCAGGTGCGCGAGCTGCACGACGGGCTCCTGCGCGTCACCCGGCCGGACGGCGCCGTGCTCGGCTACGTGGAGCGCATGCACGAGCCGCAGGGCGAGCGGTTCCGCGCGAAGCGCCTGCGCCGGGACGCGCAGGGGTTCGTGCCGCTCGGTGACTTCTGGGAGCTGCAGGACGCGGTCGACTGCCTGCGGTTCTGACCGGCGGCCACCGGTGAGCGGGTGCGGCGACGCGCCCGCCCGGCCTCCCGGATCGGGCCCGGGCGCCGGGGTACGGTCGCCGCATGCAGTGGTGGAATGATCTCCTCGATGCCCTCGCGTCCGAGCGGGGCACGCAGCTCCTCTCCGGCGTCGTCGTCCCCTTCGTCGCCATCGTGGTGGCCGGCGTGCTCGCCGCCGCCATCGCGCGCAGCGCCACGCAGCGGATCCTCACCCGGCACGACCGCGAGGTGAAGGCCGCCGCCATCGGCGTGCTCGTCGACGCGGCCCGCCAGGCCTCCGTGTGGGACGGCCTCACGGCGCAGGAGCGCGTCCTCGCGGACCGCGCCGCGGGCGAGGCCGACATCCGCATCCGCCTCCTGCCGGTCAAGGGCGCGGCCACCGCCGCCACCTGGGCCGCGCACGAGATCACCGAGTTCAAGCGCGGCAGCGGCAGCTTCGGCTTCCAGTTCGACGCGCAGCTCGCCGAGTTCCGCGACCGCATGGTCGAGTGGCAGCACCACCCCGGCCGCGCCCGCAAGATCTTCCAGGGCGACATCTCGCGCTGGCAGTTCGAGGACGACCAGCCCGTCGCCGACACGGCCGCCGCGACCAGGACGCCGGCTCGCCCGGATGACGCGAGCGCCGTCGCCCCCGTCCCGGTGCCGTGGCGCAGCGGATCCGACGACCAGCCCGTCGCCGAGCGCCGCGTCGAGTCCCCCGAAGAGCAGTACAGCCCGCCCGTCCCCTCGTCGTCGGCCGCGAACTCGCGCGCCGCGGACTCCGAGCGGCGCTGACCCTCCTCGCCGTCACATGACGACGCCCCGCATCTCGGTCGAGGTGCGGGGCGTCGTCGCGTCGGGTCAGAGGCGGATCACTTCCACCAGTCGTCGAACATGCTGGCGGGCACGCGCCGCTTGTGCTCCGTGCTCTCGTAGCGGGCCTCGATCGCCTCGGCCACCTCGTCGGCGACGTCGCGGCCCTCGAGGAAGTCGTCGATGTCGGCGTAGGTGAGGCCGAGGTTCGCCTCGTCCGTCTGGCCGGGGGTGTCGTCGAGGAGATCGGCCGTGGGGGCCTTGAGGTACAGCCGCTCCGGCGCTCCGAGGTGCTCGAGGAGGGCCCGGCCCTGGCGCTTGCTGAGACCCGTGAGCGGGAGCACGTCCGCGCCGCCGTCGCCGTACTTCGTGAAGAACCCCGTGACGGCCTCGGCCGCGTGGTCGGTGCCGATCACCAGCAGGCGGGCCTGCCCGGCCAGCGCGTACTGGGCGACCATGCGCGAGCGCGCCTTGACGTTGCCCTTGGTGAAGTCCGTCATCGCGTGGCCGACCGCGTCGGCGTACTCCGCCTGGAAGCCGTCGACCGCGCGCTTGATGTCGAAGACGACGCTCGACTTGGGCTGGATGAAGGAGAGCGCCAGCTGCGCGTCCTCCTCATCGGCCTGCACCCCGTACGGCAGGCGCACGGCGATGAACTCGGCGAGGAGCCCCTCGCCCGCGAGCTCCTCGATCGCGAGCTGGGCGAGGCGCCCGGCGAGAGACGAGTCCTGGCCGCCGCTCACGCCGAGGACGAAGCCCTCTGCGCCGGTGGACCGGAGGTAGGCCTTGAGGAAGTCGACGCGCTTCCGGACCTCGTCGGCGGGATCGATGGTCGGGCGCACCTCGAGGGCGGCGATGATCTGTGACTGGATGTCGCGCATGCGCCCAAATCTACGGCCGATCCCGCGCTTCCGACAGTCGGTCCCCCCGGCGCGACTCGAACGCGCAACCGTCGGATTAGAAGGCCGATGCTCTATCCATTGAGCTACAGGGGGTCATCACGAGGGTACTACGCGGGATCCGGGCGCTCCGAGGCACCGCCGGGAGCGGCGGGGGCCGTCCCGTCCATGACGCGCACGACCGCCTGCAGCACCTGGGGCGCGGTCGGCACGCCCTCCGCGCGGAGCACCTCGCGGTCCCCCGCGCGCACGAGGATCGTCGGCGTCGATCGGATGCGCTCCTCCTCCGCCAGCTCCGGGTGCGCCGCGACGTCGAGCTCCTCCATCGGGAGCCAGGGCAGGAGCCGCTGCACCTCCTGCAGCGTCCGCCGGGTGGCCTGGCACGGGACGCAGAACAGCGAGGAGAACATGAGGACGCGCACGCCCTCGGATCCCTCGGGCACGTCGACGCCCGCGGGCGCGCCCTCTCCGGGGATCAGGAGGCGAACGCCGCGACGGCGGCGATGATCGAGACGAGGGCGAGGAGCAGCGACACCGATACCAGCACGAGGTGGACGGTGAAGAACGCGGTGCGCGAACCGTCGGCGGCGC from Clavibacter michiganensis subsp. insidiosus harbors:
- the msrA gene encoding peptide-methionine (S)-S-oxide reductase MsrA; amino-acid sequence: MQTFILAGGCFWCLDAVYRTLDGVQDVISGYIGGHTAHPSYDAVCTGATGHAEAVKVFFDEEVIPADVILDVFFTLHDPRQLNRQGADVGTQYRSAMFPADAEQEQLFRDAISRAGELWDGTVVTTIEPVGTWYDAEDYHQDFFAKNPGQGYCNAVAVPKVNKVRKSFAQYVRAA
- the nadE gene encoding ammonia-dependent NAD(+) synthetase, yielding MRDIQSQIIAALEVRPTIDPADEVRKRVDFLKAYLRSTGAEGFVLGVSGGQDSSLAGRLAQLAIEELAGEGLLAEFIAVRLPYGVQADEEDAQLALSFIQPKSSVVFDIKRAVDGFQAEYADAVGHAMTDFTKGNVKARSRMVAQYALAGQARLLVIGTDHAAEAVTGFFTKYGDGGADVLPLTGLSKRQGRALLEHLGAPERLYLKAPTADLLDDTPGQTDEANLGLTYADIDDFLEGRDVADEVAEAIEARYESTEHKRRVPASMFDDWWK
- a CDS encoding thioredoxin family protein — its product is MPEGSEGVRVLMFSSLFCVPCQATRRTLQEVQRLLPWLPMEELDVAAHPELAEEERIRSTPTILVRAGDREVLRAEGVPTAPQVLQAVVRVMDGTAPAAPGGASERPDPA
- a CDS encoding SCO4848 family membrane protein, with protein sequence MITLLAVLLLVNGVWNVVVWPQFLKRVAKDPRARAADGSRTAFFTVHLVLVSVSLLLALVSIIAAVAAFAS